One genomic segment of Vibrio nitrifigilis includes these proteins:
- a CDS encoding methyl-accepting chemotaxis protein: MDLNKLQTQIIPLIEDTVFTEDDDTVISTVNAVYASINEGMWLIERAANAETAAELSDINSAFSRWQNTYSNLLPSLLFASHNSKFKNFVKQLSQLTLSLMDAIEGDKGLLATQKDLIELNNSQAKSFAQIINELKVITESTASILKQSFTQSNQLAHNINASAKSLNDSFIMIGVIVIIAIAIISFALAQFIKKSIKSLMRELDDLSQGVLKNLVPSSSNDEFGQLNRFVCKVVENLKQVVRDIDNSAKQVDKSVFSVSTTSTQTRTIVAQQKQELESIAAALAEMSATAREVATHTENTHSQIIHAGELSNDGRKRVQSSQQSVQLVAEQTGETINVINKLNEGVTSIEGIIDTITEIADQTNLLALNAAIEAARAGEQGRGFAVVADEVRSLATRTQQSTLEIQEKINVMTSYSKTAMSVIETSKEAVTDSLTQAERAYETIAEFEQVMSGVQDLSHLISTAAEEQAVTLKELDENISRITLLTDQTNSQAEKAEQEANHQIPIVKDLESKVAQFKFEH, encoded by the coding sequence TTGGACCTAAATAAGCTGCAAACTCAAATTATCCCACTGATTGAAGATACCGTATTTACGGAAGATGATGATACCGTTATCTCGACAGTTAATGCGGTATATGCCTCCATCAACGAAGGTATGTGGTTAATTGAAAGAGCCGCTAATGCAGAAACCGCTGCAGAGCTGAGTGATATCAATTCTGCGTTTTCACGCTGGCAAAACACCTACTCAAACTTGTTACCTTCCCTGCTATTTGCTTCTCACAATAGTAAATTCAAGAACTTTGTTAAGCAACTATCGCAGCTAACATTATCTCTGATGGACGCTATTGAAGGCGACAAAGGGTTACTCGCAACACAAAAAGATTTGATTGAATTAAATAACAGTCAAGCTAAATCATTTGCACAGATTATTAACGAACTAAAGGTGATTACTGAATCAACAGCATCGATTTTGAAACAGTCCTTCACTCAAAGTAACCAACTTGCACATAACATCAATGCATCAGCGAAAAGCCTTAATGACTCGTTTATCATGATTGGTGTTATCGTTATTATCGCGATTGCGATCATTTCATTTGCTCTGGCTCAATTTATTAAGAAATCCATTAAGAGTCTGATGCGAGAGCTGGATGATTTGTCGCAAGGCGTGCTGAAAAATCTCGTACCATCAAGCTCAAACGATGAGTTTGGTCAGTTAAACCGCTTTGTTTGTAAAGTGGTTGAAAACCTTAAACAAGTGGTCAGGGACATCGACAATTCTGCCAAACAAGTGGATAAATCGGTGTTCTCGGTATCAACGACATCGACCCAAACACGCACCATCGTAGCCCAACAAAAACAAGAGCTAGAATCAATTGCAGCGGCTCTTGCTGAAATGAGTGCCACTGCACGAGAGGTGGCGACGCACACCGAAAATACACACAGCCAAATTATTCACGCTGGAGAACTGTCTAACGATGGTCGCAAGCGCGTTCAAAGCAGCCAACAAAGCGTACAATTGGTAGCCGAACAAACGGGTGAGACGATTAACGTCATCAATAAGCTCAATGAAGGTGTGACAAGTATTGAAGGCATTATCGACACCATCACTGAAATTGCCGACCAAACGAACTTGCTGGCGCTCAACGCAGCGATAGAAGCAGCAAGGGCTGGCGAACAAGGCAGAGGCTTTGCTGTTGTGGCCGACGAAGTGCGCTCACTAGCAACCAGAACGCAGCAATCAACATTAGAGATTCAAGAAAAAATCAATGTGATGACCTCTTACTCTAAAACCGCAATGTCCGTCATCGAAACCAGTAAAGAAGCAGTGACAGACAGTTTAACGCAAGCAGAACGGGCTTATGAAACGATTGCAGAGTTTGAGCAAGTGATGAGCGGTGTCCAAGATTTGAGCCATCTCATTTCAACCGCAGCGGAAGAACAAGCGGTCACCTTAAAAGAGCTCGATGAAAATATCAGCCGTATTACCCTGCTGACCGACCAAACCAATAGTCAAGCTGAAAAAGCCGAACAAGAAGCAAACCACCAAATACCTATCGTTAAAGACCTCGAAAGCAAAGTGGCTCAATTTAAATTTGAACACTAA
- a CDS encoding ABC transporter substrate-binding protein translates to MLLKKTLLSAGIFLLSYNVTYAIDLNIASIDSGHIEVMKKLSADFEQANPDIKLHWHTFNEGSLRMRVISDIAAGGGHYDVMTIGMYETPIWAKRGWLSQLTPSASYQVNDLLPAVRDGLSYENKLYAAPFYGESSMLMYRKDLVSKAGFKIGDRPTWSKIEAIAKAVNDPQNNVYGICLRGKAGWGDSGAIISTIANSFGARWFDMNWNPQLTSAPWIKAVNFYVNLLKKYGPPTPEKNSFPELLSMTKEGKCAMWIDASVAASFLLDKKTSPHADQFAFAQSPYSVTPKGANWLWAWAFAVPNSTKKQEAAQRFINWATSKNYIELVASKYGWGSIPTGTRTSTYQNPHFLEVSGRFASSEMEAINSANPDDSTLEPSPYKGVQFVAIPEFVSIGGVMAQKVSQALQGQVSVESALESSQKFAEREIRRAGY, encoded by the coding sequence ATGTTATTGAAAAAAACCTTACTCAGTGCAGGAATTTTTTTACTATCGTATAACGTCACTTATGCCATTGATTTAAACATAGCATCTATTGATTCCGGGCACATTGAAGTTATGAAGAAGCTCAGCGCCGATTTTGAGCAGGCTAATCCAGATATAAAGCTTCATTGGCATACCTTTAATGAAGGCAGTCTTCGCATGCGGGTTATTTCGGATATCGCTGCAGGTGGTGGTCATTATGACGTGATGACTATTGGGATGTACGAAACACCAATTTGGGCTAAACGTGGCTGGCTAAGTCAGTTGACGCCGTCAGCAAGCTATCAAGTCAATGATCTTCTGCCAGCGGTGAGAGATGGATTGTCTTACGAAAACAAGTTGTATGCAGCCCCGTTTTATGGTGAAAGTTCGATGCTGATGTATCGAAAAGACCTCGTAAGTAAAGCTGGGTTTAAAATCGGTGATAGACCAACTTGGTCAAAAATCGAAGCGATTGCGAAAGCGGTCAATGATCCGCAAAACAATGTGTACGGTATCTGTTTACGCGGTAAAGCTGGTTGGGGTGACAGCGGGGCTATCATTTCAACGATAGCAAACAGTTTTGGTGCGCGCTGGTTCGATATGAATTGGAATCCGCAACTGACCTCAGCGCCTTGGATAAAGGCCGTCAATTTTTATGTAAACTTACTCAAGAAATATGGACCACCTACTCCAGAGAAAAATAGTTTCCCTGAATTACTGTCGATGACCAAAGAGGGCAAATGCGCCATGTGGATTGATGCGTCGGTTGCAGCGTCTTTCTTACTGGACAAAAAAACCAGTCCTCACGCAGATCAGTTCGCGTTTGCTCAGTCGCCATACAGTGTTACACCAAAGGGTGCAAATTGGTTATGGGCATGGGCATTTGCTGTTCCGAATAGTACGAAAAAACAAGAGGCCGCGCAGCGTTTCATTAACTGGGCGACGTCAAAGAATTATATTGAATTGGTGGCCTCAAAATATGGTTGGGGGAGTATCCCAACCGGTACACGCACATCGACTTATCAAAATCCACACTTCCTAGAGGTGTCTGGACGCTTTGCTAGTTCAGAAATGGAAGCTATCAACTCGGCGAACCCAGACGATAGCACCTTGGAACCGTCACCGTACAAAGGCGTGCAGTTTGTTGCGATTCCTGAATTTGTCTCTATCGGTGGTGTGATGGCACAAAAAGTGTCCCAAGCACTGCAAGGCCAGGTGTCGGTCGAGTCGGCTTTAGAAAGTTCGCAAAAATTTGCTGAAAGAGAAATTCGCCGGGCAGGTTATTGA
- a CDS encoding BatD family protein, with the protein MKTRIQRLSVFLSFLMLSLMSLNAYADSFYATVSKNHVVQNEVFQLKITTDEKASSDDIDFSVLQKNFMMGRPNFGHSVTIINGDRSAKSEWTISLAAKRTGIVTIPSFKLNGKMTQSIAIQVTKDSDAPTTNDLVEVQSHLNRTTLYPGESALLKARLIVKADTRRLQNTDIEPPKVNGMELKPASKPNQYQSVQNGMQVTVVDQDFRITAQKPGDFTLTEPKFTGSMIYGNDYDGSTRIVSLETHPKTYQMHVENKPANYHGVWLPTSKLNLSQQWKDGHGNPIQTHTFKTKVGDSISREITLKVAGVSQNQLPDIQINNPDTVRAYSEKPHFETTDNGDVVMTLKQVIIPRQKGNIELPKVSLNWWDVSAKKERTTTIDGMSLQAAASDDQPLPNVAPQPQTPAKVITKTDPGYWPYLTATFALLWMVTLALAIYWKRHGQPNAAQQPNEANAQSPSATKGSPSRSAQALTIEQAIQRRDGIAINKALNAWRHSMVLTAEDEVLLEQEKTQLDAALYARHDGTTTIDGSSLLNFIKHIERKQKKQRGRKQKGSELPPL; encoded by the coding sequence ATGAAAACCCGTATTCAACGCTTATCCGTTTTTCTGTCTTTTTTGATGCTCAGCTTAATGAGCTTAAATGCCTATGCCGACAGTTTTTACGCCACTGTGAGTAAAAACCATGTTGTGCAAAATGAAGTGTTCCAACTGAAAATTACGACTGATGAGAAGGCCTCATCTGATGATATTGATTTTTCAGTGTTACAAAAAAACTTCATGATGGGGCGTCCAAATTTTGGCCACTCAGTGACTATCATTAACGGTGACCGCAGCGCTAAATCTGAATGGACGATATCTTTAGCAGCGAAACGCACTGGTATTGTGACGATTCCAAGCTTCAAGCTAAATGGCAAAATGACGCAATCGATCGCAATTCAAGTCACCAAAGATAGTGATGCACCAACAACGAATGATTTAGTTGAAGTACAAAGTCACCTTAACCGAACCACCCTTTACCCGGGAGAAAGTGCATTACTTAAAGCTCGTCTTATCGTTAAAGCAGATACCCGCCGCTTACAAAATACCGATATTGAACCACCAAAGGTCAACGGGATGGAACTCAAACCTGCGAGTAAGCCAAACCAATATCAATCGGTACAAAACGGCATGCAAGTCACCGTTGTGGATCAAGATTTTCGGATCACGGCGCAAAAACCTGGAGACTTCACTCTTACCGAGCCCAAATTTACTGGCTCAATGATTTATGGCAACGATTATGATGGCAGCACGCGTATTGTTTCTCTAGAGACACACCCGAAAACCTATCAAATGCACGTGGAGAATAAGCCCGCCAACTACCACGGTGTGTGGCTTCCAACTAGCAAGCTCAACCTTTCTCAGCAGTGGAAAGACGGCCATGGTAATCCTATTCAAACTCACACGTTCAAAACTAAAGTCGGTGACTCAATTAGCCGTGAGATCACGTTAAAAGTAGCGGGTGTATCGCAAAACCAATTACCTGATATCCAAATCAATAATCCGGATACAGTTCGTGCCTACAGTGAAAAACCACACTTTGAGACCACAGATAATGGTGATGTGGTCATGACACTTAAACAAGTGATCATTCCACGTCAAAAGGGCAATATAGAACTACCGAAAGTGTCCCTCAACTGGTGGGATGTCAGTGCTAAAAAAGAACGCACCACAACGATTGATGGTATGTCTCTTCAAGCTGCAGCGAGTGATGATCAACCACTGCCTAACGTAGCACCACAACCACAAACGCCTGCCAAAGTGATTACCAAAACGGATCCTGGCTACTGGCCTTATCTAACTGCAACATTCGCCCTGCTTTGGATGGTCACACTGGCACTCGCCATTTATTGGAAACGTCATGGCCAACCCAATGCAGCTCAACAACCAAACGAAGCGAATGCGCAATCACCATCAGCGACCAAAGGTTCTCCATCACGCTCAGCTCAGGCCTTAACCATAGAGCAAGCTATACAACGACGTGATGGCATTGCTATTAATAAAGCGCTTAATGCGTGGCGTCATAGTATGGTGTTAACGGCGGAAGATGAAGTGCTATTAGAGCAGGAGAAAACGCAACTAGACGCGGCACTGTATGCTCGCCATGATGGCACCACGACTATAGATGGTTCAAGCTTGCTTAACTTCATTAAACACATCGAACGCAAACAAAAGAAACAGCGAGGGCGCAAACAGAAAGGAAGTGAACTGCCACCGCTGTAG
- a CDS encoding VWA domain-containing protein translates to MSNFVFLTPYWLLAIIPLAAFLLWLRLRNQQQTLIAPHLAKAMGLGSQAKQSTILSVLSLAWLLACIALAGPSFQKQARPTYSNGSARVLVMDMSMSQYATDVSPNRLTQERYKALDLLSGWHDGYTGLVAFAAGAYTVSPMTSDASTIKNLVPNLSPEIMPAPGSNVVAGVKKAITMMENAGMAKGDIVLLTDDIDSDQSSQIKSVLSGTHWHLSVLAMGTKSGAPIQLTDGSLMKNGQGDTIVAKIDLDTMRALTQSVNGVFVPYRGDGKDVDTILANTQAVKAVKGKNGTRTVTERINNGYWLVFIIMIPALLLFRRGVIFIFALVTLPLLMMPQQAEAAPFLNKNQQAYQAFKNKEYKQAANLFTDPKWQGIAKYKAGDYSGAIDSLSQVKHPDEDTQYNLANAYAQAQQLDKAEQLYKQILAHNPTNKDAKHNLQVVEQAKKKQKQQQKNQQGKNQSNQQSKQDKPSSNDQKNSDNKNQSQGDKSHQDQKKQDNQQGQKNQDKSAQQDSSKTNNKQSQQDNHNQSQPAEKKKSQDKDKASQQQASANKSQDNNDSAKSAGQKQDQQAKQAQAARAKQQDNKQKQSQQAVAAKPSYAKKVDPELRKLEQVESVRDPSQLLRAQLYLQAQDQDQPDTQTKKW, encoded by the coding sequence ATGTCTAATTTTGTTTTTCTTACCCCTTACTGGCTGCTGGCAATCATTCCATTAGCCGCATTCTTACTGTGGTTACGTCTACGTAATCAACAGCAAACCTTGATTGCACCTCACTTAGCGAAAGCAATGGGGCTCGGTTCGCAGGCTAAGCAAAGCACAATACTTTCTGTTTTATCATTGGCATGGCTGTTAGCCTGTATTGCTTTAGCCGGTCCTAGTTTTCAAAAACAAGCGCGACCAACATACAGCAATGGTAGTGCTCGCGTGTTAGTCATGGATATGTCGATGTCGCAATACGCGACGGATGTTAGCCCAAACCGCTTAACTCAAGAACGTTACAAAGCGCTCGATCTACTCAGTGGTTGGCATGACGGTTACACAGGATTAGTTGCATTTGCTGCTGGCGCTTATACTGTCAGTCCAATGACCTCAGATGCATCAACCATCAAAAACTTAGTGCCCAATCTATCGCCAGAGATCATGCCAGCCCCCGGCTCCAATGTGGTTGCAGGAGTAAAAAAAGCCATCACCATGATGGAAAATGCAGGCATGGCCAAAGGCGACATTGTGCTGTTAACGGACGATATCGATAGTGACCAAAGCAGCCAAATTAAAAGCGTATTATCCGGTACCCATTGGCATTTATCCGTCTTAGCGATGGGGACAAAATCAGGAGCACCAATCCAGTTAACCGATGGCTCTCTAATGAAAAACGGTCAAGGCGACACTATCGTGGCTAAGATCGATTTAGATACCATGCGAGCCCTGACTCAATCCGTGAACGGCGTATTTGTTCCCTATCGCGGAGATGGTAAAGATGTCGATACCATTCTAGCAAACACTCAAGCAGTGAAAGCCGTAAAAGGAAAAAACGGCACTCGTACCGTGACAGAACGGATCAACAACGGTTATTGGTTAGTTTTTATTATTATGATTCCAGCCTTACTCTTATTTCGTCGCGGCGTCATTTTTATCTTTGCTTTGGTCACACTACCTTTGCTGATGATGCCCCAACAAGCTGAAGCTGCACCATTTCTTAATAAAAACCAGCAAGCCTATCAAGCTTTCAAAAATAAAGAGTATAAGCAAGCTGCCAATCTGTTTACTGACCCGAAATGGCAAGGTATTGCCAAATATAAAGCAGGGGATTATTCAGGTGCGATTGATAGTCTATCTCAGGTTAAGCACCCCGATGAAGACACTCAATATAATTTAGCGAATGCTTACGCACAAGCACAACAGTTAGACAAAGCCGAACAGTTGTATAAACAGATATTGGCGCACAACCCAACCAATAAAGATGCGAAACACAATTTGCAAGTAGTTGAACAAGCTAAGAAAAAGCAAAAACAACAACAGAAGAATCAACAAGGTAAAAACCAATCAAACCAACAAAGCAAGCAGGATAAACCCTCTTCTAATGATCAGAAAAACTCTGATAATAAAAACCAGAGCCAAGGTGATAAAAGCCACCAAGATCAAAAGAAACAAGACAATCAGCAGGGTCAAAAAAATCAGGATAAATCTGCCCAACAGGATTCTTCAAAGACGAACAACAAACAGTCGCAGCAAGATAACCACAATCAATCTCAACCTGCGGAAAAAAAGAAATCGCAAGACAAAGATAAGGCGTCGCAGCAGCAAGCATCAGCGAACAAGTCGCAAGATAACAACGACTCAGCTAAATCTGCGGGTCAGAAACAAGATCAACAAGCTAAGCAAGCTCAAGCAGCAAGAGCGAAGCAACAAGATAACAAACAGAAACAGAGTCAACAGGCTGTTGCGGCCAAGCCCAGTTATGCAAAAAAAGTTGACCCTGAATTACGTAAGTTAGAACAAGTAGAAAGTGTTCGCGATCCAAGTCAACTGTTACGAGCTCAGCTCTATTTGCAAGCACAGGATCAAGACCAACCAGATACGCAAACTAAGAAATGGTAA
- a CDS encoding VWA domain-containing protein has product MANIELVWWWALCLLPLPFIVYKFAPSVKQKTAISLPYLPQQAQLSAPNHMFAKGLAVAIWVCLVIAAARPVWYGEPVNVSPKHRDMMLVVDLSYSMSQKDMQQGDDYIDRLTAVKHVLKDFVAKRKGDRLGLIYFADHAYLQTPLTFDLHTVEEQINHAVLKLIGTQTAMGEGIGLATKNFIDGDAPQRVMILLSDGSNNSGVMDPIEAANIAKKYHTTIYTIGVGAGKLTVQSFFGSQTVDTAKDLDEKTLKKVASITGGKYFRARDAKDLQNIYDTINQLEPVEKATQTWRPQTEWFGLPLAIALVLSVVLFVVRRNHV; this is encoded by the coding sequence TTGGCAAACATTGAGTTAGTATGGTGGTGGGCATTATGCCTACTGCCTCTCCCATTTATCGTTTATAAATTTGCACCTTCGGTAAAACAGAAAACAGCGATTTCGCTGCCCTACCTCCCACAACAAGCCCAACTCTCGGCGCCTAATCATATGTTCGCCAAAGGGTTAGCTGTTGCTATTTGGGTCTGTTTAGTTATCGCGGCAGCGCGTCCTGTATGGTACGGCGAGCCGGTGAATGTATCACCTAAACATCGCGATATGATGCTAGTGGTCGATTTATCCTATTCGATGAGTCAAAAAGATATGCAGCAAGGGGATGATTATATCGACCGACTGACTGCGGTAAAACACGTATTAAAAGATTTCGTGGCTAAACGTAAAGGGGATCGCCTCGGTCTGATTTACTTTGCCGATCATGCTTACCTGCAAACACCGCTGACCTTTGATCTACATACGGTAGAAGAACAGATCAATCATGCCGTATTGAAATTAATTGGTACTCAAACCGCGATGGGTGAAGGCATCGGTCTTGCGACCAAAAACTTCATTGATGGTGATGCACCACAACGCGTCATGATTCTACTCAGTGACGGTAGCAACAACTCTGGAGTTATGGACCCTATTGAAGCTGCGAATATTGCCAAAAAATACCACACCACCATTTACACCATCGGTGTTGGCGCCGGTAAATTAACCGTACAAAGCTTCTTCGGTTCACAAACGGTTGATACCGCAAAAGACTTGGATGAAAAAACGTTGAAAAAAGTGGCTTCAATCACTGGAGGCAAATATTTCCGAGCTCGTGATGCCAAAGATTTACAGAATATTTATGACACTATCAATCAATTAGAGCCTGTAGAAAAAGCGACGCAAACTTGGCGCCCACAAACCGAATGGTTTGGCTTACCGCTCGCTATTGCTCTTGTTTTGTCTGTCGTTTTATTCGTGGTTAGGAGAAATCATGTCTAA